One window of Microbacterium sp. 1S1 genomic DNA carries:
- a CDS encoding amino acid adenylation domain-containing protein, which yields MTDPTPPVRPEQPRLPAHSFGAPAAAPPRSITALFEARVAEDPDRCAVEHLTATVTYGELNDAAERLAAHLRVLGVGRGDVVGVFLERSIAMVVGILAVLKTGAAYAPQDARISPRAQLRKVADQAGMRVVLTTERFLGLMPEDVDVVRIDDEYAAADQSTAAASDPSDTCAVIFTSGTTGTPNGVQVSHGNLVNLLAQSPGDLGITPGTRVGQVLNIAFDMAMWETFGALVHGGTLVIRGADIAATAERVDVLVATPSILATLSSARCSAHTVAVAGERCPQALADEWAQDRRFLNSCGPTEITIINTLVEHTPGRPLTIGGPVPGTSVYVLGPDLRPVAPGESGEMWVGGAGVTTGYIGNPELTDERYRPDPFVAGGRMFRTRDVGRWTEAGELEHLSRTDDQVKVRGFRVELDSVSRALETAAGCTAAVTVRWDARSLAAVIVPATADPAAARAAVAELLPYYCVPTEVVAVDRLPLTPRGKVDRTAVLRLLEASSSTKAAA from the coding sequence ATGACCGACCCGACCCCGCCCGTACGCCCCGAACAGCCACGTCTGCCCGCGCATTCGTTCGGAGCGCCCGCCGCCGCACCGCCGCGTTCGATCACGGCGCTGTTCGAGGCGCGAGTTGCCGAGGATCCCGATCGTTGCGCCGTGGAGCACCTCACGGCCACGGTGACGTACGGCGAGCTGAACGACGCGGCGGAGCGCCTGGCCGCGCATCTGCGCGTCCTGGGCGTCGGTCGCGGCGACGTGGTCGGCGTCTTCCTCGAACGATCGATCGCCATGGTGGTCGGCATCCTCGCCGTCCTGAAGACGGGCGCCGCCTACGCCCCCCAGGACGCGCGCATCTCGCCGCGCGCCCAGCTGCGGAAGGTCGCCGATCAGGCCGGCATGCGCGTCGTCCTCACCACCGAGCGCTTCCTCGGACTGATGCCCGAGGACGTGGACGTCGTCCGGATCGACGACGAGTACGCGGCCGCCGACCAGAGCACGGCCGCGGCGTCCGACCCGTCCGACACCTGCGCCGTCATCTTCACCTCGGGAACCACGGGGACGCCGAACGGCGTCCAGGTGAGCCACGGCAATCTCGTCAACCTCCTCGCCCAGTCGCCGGGCGACCTCGGGATCACGCCGGGCACGCGGGTCGGGCAGGTGCTCAACATCGCCTTCGACATGGCGATGTGGGAGACGTTCGGCGCGCTCGTGCACGGCGGCACGCTCGTGATCCGCGGAGCCGACATCGCCGCCACCGCCGAGAGAGTCGACGTGCTCGTCGCCACCCCCAGCATCCTCGCCACGCTCTCGTCCGCGCGGTGCTCCGCACACACCGTCGCCGTGGCCGGCGAGCGCTGCCCGCAGGCGCTGGCCGACGAGTGGGCACAGGACCGCCGCTTCCTCAATTCCTGTGGCCCGACGGAGATCACCATCATCAACACCCTCGTGGAGCACACCCCGGGGCGGCCGCTCACGATCGGCGGCCCGGTGCCGGGGACGAGCGTGTACGTGCTCGGTCCGGATCTCCGCCCCGTCGCGCCCGGAGAGAGCGGCGAGATGTGGGTCGGCGGAGCGGGGGTGACGACCGGGTACATCGGCAATCCGGAGCTCACGGACGAGCGCTACCGACCCGACCCGTTCGTCGCGGGCGGCCGGATGTTCCGCACGCGCGATGTCGGACGCTGGACCGAGGCCGGCGAGCTCGAGCACCTCAGCCGCACGGACGACCAGGTGAAGGTGCGCGGCTTCCGCGTCGAACTCGACTCCGTCTCCCGCGCCCTGGAGACCGCAGCAGGATGCACGGCCGCGGTCACGGTGCGGTGGGACGCCCGGAGCCTCGCAGCGGTGATCGTCCCGGCCACCGCCGATCCCGCGGCGGCACGCGCCGCGGTCGCCGAGCTCCTCCCGTACTACTGCGTGCCGACGGAGGTCGTGGCCGTGGACCGGCTGCCCCTGACCCCGCGCGGCAAGGTGGATCGGACCGCGGTCCTCCGACTCCTCGAAGCGTCCTCTTCGACCAAGGCGGCCGCGTGA
- the purM gene encoding phosphoribosylformylglycinamidine cyclo-ligase codes for MAASPTNPYSEAGVDTAAGDLAVELMKSSVRATHGPEVLGGVGGFAGLFDASALRDFRRPLLATSTDGVGTKVAIAQAIDKHDTIGQDLVGMVVDDIVVVGAKPLFMTDYIACGKVVPERIADIVRGIAEACAATGTALVGGETAEHPGLLGPRDYDVAGAATGVVEADAILGAERVQDGDAVIAVASSGLHSNGYSLVRHIITRAGISYGDNAADFGCTWGEALLEPTRLYTLPLLRLIEASGGVHALSHVTGGGIAANLARVLPQGSWVEVDRSTWSPSPVFRVLSDIAGSTLESAEGTWNLGIGFLAVVAADKKDAAIAALTAEGMPSWQVGTVGFGARPAGEFEQGAKGVDGGAVRLVGAYADGAK; via the coding sequence GTGGCTGCCTCCCCCACCAACCCCTATTCCGAAGCCGGCGTCGACACCGCGGCGGGCGATCTCGCCGTCGAGCTGATGAAGTCATCCGTCCGCGCGACGCACGGCCCCGAGGTGCTCGGCGGTGTCGGCGGTTTCGCCGGCCTGTTCGACGCCAGCGCGCTGCGCGACTTCCGGCGCCCGCTGCTCGCGACGAGCACCGACGGCGTCGGCACGAAGGTCGCGATCGCGCAGGCCATCGACAAGCACGACACGATCGGGCAGGACCTGGTCGGCATGGTCGTCGACGACATCGTCGTCGTGGGCGCGAAGCCGCTCTTCATGACCGACTACATCGCGTGCGGCAAGGTCGTTCCCGAGCGCATCGCGGACATCGTGCGGGGCATCGCCGAGGCGTGCGCGGCGACGGGCACCGCGCTCGTCGGCGGCGAGACGGCGGAGCACCCCGGCCTCCTCGGGCCGCGCGACTACGACGTCGCCGGCGCGGCGACGGGGGTGGTGGAAGCCGACGCCATCCTCGGTGCGGAGCGCGTGCAGGACGGCGACGCGGTGATCGCTGTCGCCTCCAGCGGCCTGCACTCCAACGGCTACTCGCTGGTGCGCCACATCATCACCCGTGCCGGGATCTCCTACGGCGACAACGCCGCCGACTTCGGCTGCACCTGGGGCGAGGCTCTCCTGGAGCCGACGCGGCTGTATACTCTTCCGCTGCTGCGCCTGATCGAGGCCTCCGGCGGGGTCCACGCCCTGAGCCACGTGACCGGCGGTGGCATCGCGGCCAATCTCGCGCGCGTGCTCCCGCAGGGGAGCTGGGTCGAGGTCGACCGCAGCACGTGGTCGCCGAGTCCCGTCTTCCGGGTGTTGAGCGACATCGCGGGTTCCACGCTGGAATCGGCCGAAGGCACCTGGAACCTGGGCATCGGATTCCTCGCCGTGGTGGCGGCGGACAAGAAGGACGCCGCGATCGCGGCGCTGACCGCCGAGGGCATGCCCTCCTGGCAGGTCGGCACGGTGGGTTTCGGCGCGCGTCCGGCCGGCGAGTTCGAGCAGGGCGCCAAGGGCGTCGATGGTGGAGCAGTGCGCCTGGTCGGCGCCTACGCGGACGGAGCGAAGTAA
- a CDS encoding glycoside hydrolase family 35 protein, with amino-acid sequence MSDLLAAASDGSTTAVAARTAAAASGGPALSWRDREILRDGVPHRILSGSIHYFRVHPDQWEDRLRRLAAMGANTVDTYVAWNFHERVEGDIRFDGWRDVERFVRLAGEVGLDVFLRPSPYICAEWSNGGLPFWLTGRVSALRTSDPAFLAAVDAWYDALLPRLVPLQAAYGGPIVAIQIENEYGSFGSDAAYLAHLRDGLRRRGMVEMLTTADGITRDMIAHGSVPGAMTTFTFGTGVPVAASLRRHGEALMCSELWGGWFDHWGERHHVRSADSMGGTIRELLDEGGSVSLYMAHGGTNFGLWNGANHDVVLQPTVTSYDSDAPIGEDGTLGEKFHALRALFAPFHPKALPPVPDQPRRQSAAAAPLEPRAALLDVVRATPAAGGLSPRPLTFEQLGAEDGLVAYEADVSFPDEATLTVDGLHDRAVVFLDDRRLGVLERDGETTIALPVTGGSGRLTLVVESLGRINYGPYTGEGKGVMRGVMIGRRLVNGWTHRLIPQTAPVPGTSATRGADGVAVAVLDVDEPLDAWLAFPGGGKGMVWLNGFLLGRYWRVGPQETLYAPAPVWRAGRNEVVVLDTDGLGETVEIREAPAFGETEEFIGS; translated from the coding sequence ATGTCCGACCTTCTCGCCGCGGCTTCCGACGGCTCCACCACCGCCGTCGCCGCGCGGACAGCCGCCGCCGCCTCCGGTGGTCCCGCTCTGTCCTGGCGCGATAGAGAGATCCTCCGTGACGGCGTGCCCCACCGCATCCTCTCGGGTTCGATCCACTACTTCCGCGTGCATCCCGACCAGTGGGAGGACCGCCTGCGTCGGCTGGCCGCGATGGGCGCGAACACCGTCGACACCTACGTCGCCTGGAACTTCCACGAGCGGGTCGAGGGGGACATCCGCTTCGACGGCTGGCGGGACGTCGAGCGCTTCGTGCGACTGGCGGGCGAGGTCGGCCTGGACGTCTTCCTCCGGCCGAGCCCCTACATCTGCGCCGAGTGGTCGAACGGCGGGCTCCCGTTCTGGCTCACCGGGAGGGTCTCGGCGCTCCGGACGAGCGACCCCGCGTTCCTCGCCGCGGTCGACGCCTGGTACGACGCCCTGCTCCCGCGGCTCGTGCCCCTGCAGGCGGCCTACGGTGGCCCGATCGTGGCGATCCAGATCGAGAACGAGTACGGATCGTTCGGCAGCGATGCCGCCTACCTCGCCCACTTGCGCGACGGGCTGCGCCGACGGGGCATGGTGGAGATGCTGACGACGGCCGACGGGATCACCCGGGACATGATCGCGCACGGAAGCGTGCCGGGCGCGATGACGACGTTCACGTTCGGCACCGGGGTGCCCGTGGCCGCCTCCCTCCGGCGACACGGCGAGGCGCTCATGTGCAGCGAGCTCTGGGGCGGCTGGTTCGACCACTGGGGTGAGCGGCACCACGTGCGCTCGGCGGACAGCATGGGCGGCACGATCCGGGAACTCCTCGACGAGGGAGGGTCGGTCAGTCTCTACATGGCGCATGGGGGGACCAACTTCGGCCTGTGGAACGGGGCGAATCACGATGTCGTGCTGCAGCCGACGGTGACCAGTTACGACTCCGATGCCCCGATCGGCGAGGACGGCACCCTCGGGGAGAAGTTCCATGCCCTTCGTGCGCTCTTCGCGCCCTTCCATCCGAAGGCACTGCCGCCGGTGCCCGATCAGCCGCGACGGCAGTCCGCGGCCGCTGCGCCCCTGGAGCCACGGGCGGCGCTCCTCGACGTCGTGCGGGCGACCCCGGCGGCGGGAGGGCTCTCGCCGCGCCCGCTGACGTTCGAACAACTCGGGGCGGAGGACGGCCTGGTCGCCTACGAGGCCGACGTGTCGTTTCCGGACGAGGCGACGCTGACCGTCGACGGCCTGCACGACCGGGCGGTCGTGTTCCTCGACGACCGGCGCCTCGGGGTGCTGGAACGCGACGGCGAGACGACGATCGCGCTCCCCGTCACCGGCGGTTCCGGGCGGCTGACGCTCGTCGTCGAGAGTCTCGGACGCATCAACTACGGGCCGTACACCGGCGAGGGCAAAGGCGTCATGCGCGGCGTGATGATCGGCCGTCGTCTCGTGAACGGCTGGACGCACCGCCTCATCCCGCAGACGGCCCCGGTTCCCGGGACGAGCGCCACCCGCGGGGCCGACGGCGTCGCCGTCGCCGTGCTCGACGTCGATGAGCCGCTGGACGCGTGGCTCGCGTTCCCGGGCGGCGGCAAGGGCATGGTGTGGCTGAACGGGTTCCTCCTCGGTCGCTACTGGCGCGTCGGTCCCCAGGAGACGCTCTACGCCCCGGCGCCCGTGTGGCGCGCCGGGCGCAACGAGGTCGTCGTGCTCGACACCGACGGTCTCGGCGAGACGGTGGAGATCCGCGAAGCACCGGCCTTCGGGGAGACCGAGGAGTTCATCGGCTCCTGA
- the purF gene encoding amidophosphoribosyltransferase: MCGIVGMVGSAPVNQDIYDALLLLQHRGQDATGIATAEANGVMHNAKAQGMVREAFRTRDMRALLGNVGLGHVRYATKGTASSEEEMQPFYVNAPYGIILIHNGNLTNTRELTADMAQRDRRHLNSSSDTELLLNVLAGELQATTSTVDLDPDRIFEAVARTHDRIEGAYAVIAVIANYGLLAFRDPFGIRPLILGRRPSVVPGAEGKDEWVVASESLVLENGDYEVVREVEPGEAVFITNDGELFTKQCAAETHLAPCAFEYVYLARPDSVMNGVSVYESRLRMGDKLADTIAKHVPMDKIDVVMPIPDSSRPAAMEVARKLGIEYREGFYKNRYVGRTFIMPGQAVRKKSVRQKLNAMSTEFQGKNVLLIDDSIVRGTTSKQIIQMARDAGAASVTFASAAPPVRHPHVYGINMPSRHELIAHGRTIPEIAEELGCDHLVYQEVDDLKAAITEGSVLEDLDMSCFDGRYVTGTVTDEYLAWVEGSQTS; encoded by the coding sequence ATGTGCGGCATCGTCGGAATGGTGGGCTCTGCCCCGGTCAATCAGGACATCTACGACGCCCTCCTGCTGCTGCAGCATCGCGGGCAGGACGCGACGGGCATCGCCACCGCAGAGGCGAACGGCGTCATGCACAACGCCAAGGCGCAAGGGATGGTGCGCGAGGCGTTCCGCACGCGCGACATGCGGGCGCTCCTGGGCAACGTCGGTCTGGGCCACGTCCGCTATGCGACGAAGGGCACCGCGTCCAGCGAGGAGGAGATGCAGCCGTTCTACGTCAACGCGCCCTACGGCATCATCCTCATCCACAACGGCAACCTCACGAACACCCGCGAGCTCACCGCCGACATGGCCCAGCGCGACCGGCGGCACCTGAACTCGTCCAGCGACACGGAGCTGCTGCTCAACGTCCTCGCCGGTGAGCTCCAGGCCACCACCTCGACGGTCGACCTCGACCCCGACCGGATCTTCGAGGCCGTCGCCCGCACGCATGACCGGATCGAGGGCGCGTACGCCGTGATCGCGGTCATCGCCAACTACGGCCTGCTCGCGTTCCGCGATCCGTTCGGCATCCGTCCGCTGATCCTCGGGCGCCGCCCGTCGGTCGTCCCCGGGGCCGAGGGGAAGGACGAGTGGGTCGTGGCGAGCGAGTCCCTCGTGCTGGAGAACGGCGACTACGAGGTCGTGCGCGAGGTCGAGCCCGGCGAAGCCGTCTTCATCACGAACGACGGCGAACTGTTCACGAAGCAGTGCGCCGCCGAGACGCACCTCGCGCCCTGCGCGTTCGAGTACGTCTACCTCGCCCGTCCCGACTCCGTCATGAACGGCGTCTCGGTGTACGAGTCCCGCCTGCGGATGGGGGACAAGCTCGCCGATACGATCGCGAAGCACGTGCCGATGGACAAGATCGACGTGGTCATGCCGATCCCGGACTCGTCCCGCCCTGCCGCGATGGAGGTCGCCCGCAAGCTCGGGATCGAGTACCGCGAGGGCTTCTACAAGAACCGCTACGTCGGCCGGACCTTCATCATGCCGGGCCAGGCGGTGCGCAAGAAGAGCGTGCGCCAGAAGCTCAACGCCATGTCCACGGAGTTCCAGGGCAAGAACGTGCTGCTGATCGACGACTCCATCGTTCGCGGCACCACCTCGAAGCAGATCATCCAGATGGCGCGTGACGCCGGGGCCGCGTCGGTGACGTTCGCCTCCGCTGCTCCGCCGGTCCGGCACCCGCACGTGTACGGCATCAACATGCCGTCGCGGCACGAGCTCATCGCCCACGGGCGCACGATCCCCGAGATCGCGGAGGAGCTGGGCTGCGACCACCTCGTGTACCAGGAGGTCGACGACCTGAAGGCCGCGATCACCGAGGGCTCCGTGCTCGAAGACCTCGACATGAGCTGCTTCGACGGCCGCTACGTCACGGGCACCGTCACCGACGAGTACCTCGCGTGGGTGGAGGGGTCGCAGACCTCTTGA
- a CDS encoding CynX/NimT family MFS transporter, translating into MSGSLSSPQGRPLWQGRALALIGIVLVAFSLRSAVASLSPVLDHVAEDFPVAPVIVGLIGAAPPVCFALFGLLTPLFERRFGLERMAVVAIVLMAAGMLLRGLAPDSWSLLAATAVVFAGVGSGNVLLPPLVKKYFADRLGVMMTAYSTTLAVSTFLPPLVAVPVADSLGWRISLGMWGVVAALALVPWVTLLVRSRGGDERPVPTELLVPDPTDGVDDVRDAVAASTGPITTQSASPRVFARLWRLPLAWALALVFGTSSTMAYVAFAWLPTILVDLGGVTPATAGFLLSLFALVGLPCSMLVPVLVVRFQATRPLFFVAVIAGLVGLTGLLLFPTVALPLWVAIFGLTAIMFPLSLVLLSIRARTPESAVALSGFVQSIGYAIAAVFPLLVGLLHDTSGGWQVPLLVVAGVLVVSVPAGIIAGRRRTIEGEWERRHGRW; encoded by the coding sequence ATGTCCGGGTCCCTGAGCTCGCCCCAGGGCCGACCCCTCTGGCAGGGTCGTGCCCTCGCGTTGATCGGGATCGTGCTGGTCGCGTTCTCACTGCGATCGGCCGTCGCCTCGCTCTCCCCGGTCCTCGACCACGTCGCCGAGGACTTCCCGGTGGCCCCGGTGATCGTCGGGCTGATCGGTGCGGCTCCGCCCGTCTGCTTCGCGCTCTTCGGGCTGCTCACCCCGCTGTTCGAGCGACGGTTCGGGCTGGAGCGGATGGCGGTCGTGGCGATCGTGCTGATGGCGGCGGGCATGCTGCTGCGGGGTCTCGCCCCGGACTCGTGGAGCCTGCTCGCGGCGACCGCGGTCGTGTTCGCCGGAGTGGGGTCGGGGAACGTCCTCCTGCCGCCGCTGGTCAAGAAGTACTTCGCCGACCGCCTCGGCGTCATGATGACGGCCTACTCGACGACGCTGGCGGTGTCGACCTTCCTGCCGCCGCTGGTCGCCGTCCCCGTCGCCGACTCGCTCGGGTGGCGGATCTCGCTGGGGATGTGGGGCGTGGTGGCCGCGCTTGCGCTCGTGCCGTGGGTCACGCTGCTGGTGCGCTCCCGCGGCGGCGACGAGCGCCCGGTGCCGACGGAGCTCCTGGTCCCCGACCCGACCGACGGTGTGGACGATGTGCGCGACGCGGTCGCCGCCTCGACCGGGCCGATCACGACCCAGTCGGCGAGCCCTCGCGTCTTCGCTCGGCTCTGGCGGTTGCCGCTGGCGTGGGCGCTCGCTCTCGTGTTCGGCACCTCGTCGACCATGGCCTACGTCGCCTTCGCCTGGCTGCCCACCATCCTCGTCGATCTCGGCGGCGTGACCCCGGCGACCGCCGGCTTCCTGCTCTCGCTGTTCGCGCTCGTCGGTCTGCCCTGCTCCATGCTGGTTCCCGTGCTCGTCGTCCGGTTCCAGGCCACGCGCCCGCTGTTCTTCGTCGCCGTGATCGCCGGCCTCGTCGGGCTCACCGGTCTGCTGCTGTTCCCGACCGTCGCGCTGCCGCTCTGGGTCGCGATCTTCGGGCTCACCGCGATCATGTTCCCGCTGAGTCTCGTGCTGCTGAGCATCCGCGCCAGGACGCCGGAGAGCGCCGTCGCCCTGAGTGGCTTCGTGCAGAGCATCGGCTACGCGATCGCCGCGGTCTTCCCGCTCCTCGTCGGTCTCCTGCACGACACCAGCGGCGGGTGGCAGGTGCCGCTCCTGGTGGTGGCGGGAGTGTTGGTCGTCTCCGTACCCGCGGGGATCATCGCGGGTCGCCGCCGCACGATCGAAGGCGAGTGGGAGCGGCGCCACGGCCGCTGGTGA
- a CDS encoding LacI family DNA-binding transcriptional regulator, translating to MSPRRPKDDRAPSQVDVARLAGVSTQTVSRVMSGQNNVRPDTARRVLTAVEELGYRVHAAAASLASGRTRVLGVIVVSTDRYSSAALGVGIQQAAAANGYTVTTAAVADHASDDAFLEAFDRLERQGAEGIILGVPIALDTPAMRARTERTPATRSERTSLDEDAPLAVDQRAIARLAVEHLLDLGHETVWHVSGDDYWTETQQRSEAWEQTLRERGIVPPPVIPADWTPESGYRAGRTIAAIPEATAVFVSSDEMAFGLIRALHEAGRSVPEDISVVSVDDIALAAYASPALTTIRQPFEAMGRAAALRLIAQIEGQEPIGEMPSTEPQLIVRSSTAPPRRAH from the coding sequence ATGTCCCCTCGCCGCCCGAAAGACGACCGCGCCCCCAGCCAGGTCGACGTCGCCCGCCTCGCCGGCGTCTCCACGCAGACCGTCTCGCGCGTCATGTCCGGGCAGAACAACGTCCGCCCCGACACCGCGCGACGGGTGCTCACCGCCGTCGAGGAGCTCGGCTACCGGGTGCACGCCGCCGCCGCCTCGCTCGCGTCGGGGCGCACCCGCGTGCTGGGCGTGATCGTCGTCTCGACCGACCGCTACTCCTCCGCCGCGCTCGGCGTCGGCATCCAGCAAGCCGCGGCGGCGAACGGCTACACCGTGACCACGGCCGCGGTGGCCGACCACGCCTCGGACGATGCCTTCCTCGAGGCCTTCGATCGCCTGGAGCGGCAGGGCGCGGAAGGCATCATCCTCGGCGTGCCGATCGCCCTGGACACCCCGGCGATGCGCGCGCGCACCGAGCGGACCCCCGCCACCCGCAGCGAGCGCACGTCCCTCGACGAGGACGCCCCGCTCGCGGTCGACCAGCGCGCGATCGCGCGTCTCGCTGTGGAGCACCTCCTCGACCTCGGCCATGAGACCGTCTGGCACGTCTCCGGCGACGACTACTGGACGGAGACGCAGCAGCGCAGCGAGGCGTGGGAGCAGACGCTCCGCGAGCGCGGCATCGTCCCGCCGCCGGTGATACCGGCGGACTGGACCCCGGAGTCCGGGTACCGGGCCGGCCGCACCATCGCCGCGATCCCCGAGGCGACCGCGGTGTTCGTCAGCAGCGACGAGATGGCCTTCGGCCTCATCCGCGCCCTGCACGAGGCCGGGCGCAGCGTTCCGGAGGACATCTCCGTCGTGAGCGTCGACGACATCGCCCTCGCCGCCTACGCCTCGCCCGCGCTGACCACCATCCGTCAGCCGTTCGAGGCCATGGGCCGCGCCGCCGCTCTGCGGCTCATCGCCCAGATCGAAGGTCAGGAGCCCATCGGGGAGATGCCCTCGACCGAGCCGCAGCTCATCGTGCGCTCCTCGACCGCGCCGCCCCGCAGAGCGCACTGA